Proteins found in one Sorghum bicolor cultivar BTx623 chromosome 1, Sorghum_bicolor_NCBIv3, whole genome shotgun sequence genomic segment:
- the LOC8084029 gene encoding ethylene-overproduction protein 1: MTNNFLTTIKSLKLIEGCKAAQLYALSSVGASTSGSADSGVSSIGKPHPPPPPKAISMRSGSLYYPHAAPSTSGAFVPEPHLPCGLPVADALEPALDACLRPVDHVGALAASYRRVSAATSGADDDLCDAYLEQHALFQSIGDARLIRRALRAARVHADNPHRRAVLAAWLRYQRREDELDPAPPPLAPCTATTPLLECPRAAVFASVSHSVDPVCPCRRPPPPPVTPPPHRLRRSTSAAASEMSEEEEPETNDLWFIIGEEEVACDRSCIAALSKPLNTLLYGGFAEAHRDRIDFSRDGITPRGMRAVSAYSRHGRVDDFPPDIISQLLAFANKFCCEGLKAACDNQLAAMVRGLDNARSLIDIGLEEASHLLVASCLQAFLRELPKSLTYPDIARLLCSPEGRERLDISGNASFALYYFLSYVAMEQDMRSNTTVMLLERLNEFAEQPWQKQLALHQLGCVMLQRGEFEEAQEWFEAAVAEGHVYSLAGEARAKYKRGHKYAAYKLMNSVVGDYDEPAGWMYQERSLYCVGKEKLADLQAATELDPTMTFPYKYRACALLEEDNAESAVAEISKVVGFKMATDCLELRAWFYLALEQCELAVQDVRAILTLDPTYMMFHGRMHGEQLIELLRGQVRQWDMADCWMELYDRWSAVDDIGSLAVVQQMLAREPGNSSLRFRQSLLLLRLNCQKAAMRSLRYARNSSLHEHERLVYEGWILYDSGHRDEALAKAEQSIGLQRSFEAFFLKAYALGDSSLDTESSLSVVQLLEHANSCASDNLRKGQAYNNMGSIYVDCDMLDEAAECYGIALNIKHTRAHQGLARVHYLKNRKKVAYEEMTKLVQIASNSASAYEKRSEYGERDAARNDLNTATLLDPTRTYPYRYRAAVLMDEGKEEEAIAELSGAIAFKPDVQLLHLRAAFFDSMGDTESALRDCEAALCLDPTHGDTLELYSKASSTKADEPQS, from the exons ATGACCAATAACTTCCTCACGACGATAAAGAGCCTGAAGCTGATCGAGGGTTGCAAGGCCGCTCAATTATACGCCTTAAGCTCCGTCGGAGCCTCCACGTCCGGCTCGGCGGATTCCGGCGTGAGCAGCATCGGCAAGCCCCATCCCCCGCCTCCTCCAAAGGCCATCTCGATGCGGTCCGGATCGCTCTACTACCCGCACGCGGCGCCGTCCACGTCGGGGGCCTTCGTACCAGAGCCGCACCTGCCGTGCGGCCTCCCGGTGGCCGACGCGCTCGAGCCGGCCCTGGACGCGTGCCTGCGACCCGTCGACCACGTCGGCGCGCTCGCCGCGTCGTACCGGCGGGTCTCGGCCGCCACGTCCGGGGCCGACGACGACCTCTGCGACGCGTACCTGGAGCAGCACGCGCTGTTCCAGTCGATCGGCGACGCGCGGCTGATCCGGCGGGCGCTGCGTGCTGCGCGCGTCCACGCGGACAACCCGCACCGGCGCGCCGTGCTCGCCGCGTGGCTCCGGTACCAGCGCCGCGAGGACGAGCTCgacccggcgccgccgccgctcgcgcCCTGCACCGCGACGACACCGCTGCTCGAGTGCCCCCGCGCCGCGGTCTTCGCCAGCGTGTCCCACAGCGTGGACCCGGTCTGCCcgtgccgccgcccgccgcctcctCCCGTCACCCCTCCACCGCACCGCCTCAGGCGCAGCACGTCGGCCGCCGCCTCCGAGAtgagcgaggaggaggagccggagacCAATGACCTGTGGTTCATcatcggcgaggaggaggtggcgtgcGACCGCTCGTGCATTGCGGCGCTCTCTAAGCCGCTCAACACACTCCTCTACGGCGGGTTCGCCGAGGCGCACCGCGACCGGATCGACTTCTCCCGCGACGGCATCACGCCGCGCGGCATGCGCGCGGTCTCCGCCTACAGCCGCCACGGCCGCGTGGACGACTTCCCGCCCGACATCATCTCCCAGCTCCTCGCGTTCGCCAACAAGTTCTGCTGCGAGGGCCTGAAGGCGGCCTGCGACAACCAGCTCGCAGCCATGGTGCGGGGCCTCGACAACGCCCGATCCCTCATCGACATCGGCCTCGAGGAGGCCTCCCACCTCCTCGTGGCCTCCTGCCTCCAGGCGTTCCTGCGGGAGCTCCCCAAGTCGCTCACCTACCCGGACATCGCGCGCCTGCTCTGCAGCCCGGAGGGGCGAGAGCGCCTTGACATTTCCGGTAACGCGTCCTTCGCGCTCTACTACTTCCTCTCTTACGTCGCCATGGAGCAGGACATGAGGTCCAACACCACGGTGATGCTGTTGGAGAGGCTGAATGAATTCGCGGAGCAGCCATGGCAGAAGCAGCTGGCGCTGCACCAGCTCGGGTGCGTGATGCTGCAGCGCGGCGAGTTTGAGGAGGCGCAGGAGTGGTTTGAGGCCGCCGTTGCCGAGGGCCATGTCTACTCGCTCGCCGGAGAGGCGCGCGCCAAGTACAAGCGCGGGCACAAGTACGCTGCGTACAAGCTGATGAACAGTGTCGTCGGCGACTACGACGAACCCGCCGGGTGGATGTACCAAGAGCGCTCCCTGTACTGTGTCGGCAAGGAGAAGCTGGCTGATCTGCAGGCGGCGACGGAGCTGGACCCGACGATGACATTCCCGTACAAGTATCGTGCTTGCGCGTTGTTGGAGGAGGACAATGCCGAGTCCGCGGTCGCAGAGATCAGCAAGGTCGTCGGTTTCAAGATGGCGACCGATTGCCTGGAGCTCCGGGCGTGGTTCTACCTTGCGCTTGAGCAATGCGAGCTGGCTGTGCAGGATGTCAGGGCGATACTGACGTTGGATCCAACTTACATGATGTTCCATGGGAGAATGCATGGGGAACAGCTGATTGAGCTCCTCCGAGGACAGGTGCGGCAGTGGGATATGGCAGATTGCTGGATGGAGCTGTACGATCGGTGGTCGGCGGTGGATGACATCGGCTCTCTGGCGGTTGTCCAGCAGATGCTCGCTAGGGAACCGGGAAACAGCAGCTTGCGGTTTCGACAGTCACTTCTCCTGCTAAG GCTAAATTGTCAGAAAGCTGCCATGCGTAGTTTGCGATATGCTCGGAACAGTTCACTCCATGAGCATGAGAGGCTTGTCTATGAAGGGTGGATTCTGTATGACAGTGGACATCGGGACGAAGCATTAGCCAAGGCTGAGCAGTCGATTGGACTTCAAAGATCATTCGAAGCCTTCTTCCTGAAGGCGTATGCTTTAGGAGATTCTAGCCTCGACACAGAATCTTCGCTCTCCGTTGTACAGCTTCTGGAACATGCTAACAGTTGTGCTTCTGACAACCTTCGGAAGGGGCAA GCATACAACAACATGGGGAGCATCTACGTGGACTGTGACATGCTGGATGAGGCTGCCGAGTGCTACGGCATAGCACTGAACATAAAGCACACACGGGCGCATCAGGGTCTAGCTCGAGTCCATTACTTGAAAAATAGGAAAAAGGTTGCATATGAGGAGATGACGAAGCTCGTGCAGATAGCTAGCAACAGCGCATCGGCGTATGAAAAACGGTCAGAATATGGTGAGCGCGACGCTGCAAGGAACGACCTGAACACAGCGACGCTTCTTGATCCTACAAGGACATATCCTTACAGATACAGAGCAGCTG
- the LOC8155294 gene encoding trihelix transcription factor ASIL2, producing the protein MSSSSSRRRPPPPPPAWTPEPWSDGETSALLDAWGPRHLRARGGALRPADWRACADAVTSRRAAAGRAPRTVDQCKNRLDYLKKRLRAERSRPKGAPPTPPPVSGWLDRLRALLHLAPSAPPGFAHRLRAKTTKVQVKEDDDEKASGGAPLPRCWPPVPKRPRTAVALSPLSAASGDHPGGGGKSCTGVAAALDRLAGTYERVEAAKQREATRLEERRLEAMRDLEIERMRLLVDVAVTASVGVDGAAAAAAATTAGGDF; encoded by the coding sequence atgtcgtcgtcgtcgtcgcgccgccgcccgccgccgccgccgccggcgtggACGCCCGAGCCGTGGAGCGACGGGGAGACGTCCGCGCTGCTCGACGCGTGGGGCCCGCGCCACctccgcgcgcgcggcggcgcgcTCCGTCCCGCCGACTGGCGGGCCTGCGCCGACGCCGTCACCTCccgccgcgccgcggccggccgggcCCCGCGCACCGTCGACCAGTGCAAGAACCGCCTGGATTACCTCAAGAAGCGCCTCAGGGCCGAGCGCTCCAGGCCCAAGGGGGCCCCGCCGACGCCCCCGCCGGTCTCGGGCTGGCTCGACCGCCTCCGCGCGCTGCTGCACCTCGCCCCCTCCGCGCCTCCAGGGTTCGCGCACCGTCTCCGCGCCAAAACGACGAAGGTTCAGGTGAAGGAGGATGACGACGAGAAGGCGAGCGGCGGGGCTCCTCTGCCCCGCTGCTGGCCGCCGGTGCCGAAGCGGCCGAGGACGGCGGTGGCGCTGTCGCCGTTGAGCGCCGCGTCCGGGGACCACCCTGGAGGCGGCGGGAAGAGCTGCACGGGAGTGGCGGCGGCTCTGGATAGGCTTGCCGGGACGTACGAGCGGGTGGAGGCGGCGAAGCAGAGGGAGGCGACGCGGCTGGAGGAGCGGCGCCTCGAGGCGATGCGTGATCTCGAGATCGAGCGTATGCGGCTCCTCGTCGACGTCGCCGTCACCGCCTCCGTCGGTGtcgatggcgccgccgccgccgccgctgccacaACCGCCGGCGGCGACTTCTAG
- the LOC8084713 gene encoding trihelix transcription factor ASIL1 gives MPGRSPPPPESASGNWSDGETARLIDAWGPVHLRRRPRGLRLEEWRAAARAVNAHRAAAGRRFNRTRVQCQTRVRTLKQRYKEELLKQPPSGWRHLPRLHAFLASPDDDSPPGIPAGEPAVDAKQEVAEEAAGGGIGLADRWSVPRRPRNAAAGTGFCPGAVVVKLVEVYERVELARIAAEKVKMEMQQAQKAMIDAVKMEQ, from the coding sequence ATGCCCGGACGCAGCCCGCCACCGCCGGAGAGTGCCTCCGGGAACTGGAGCGACGGCGAGACGGCGCGACTCATCGACGCGTGGGGCCCCGTCCACCTGCGCCGCCGCCCGCGGGGCCTCCGCCTGGAGGAGTGGCGCGCCGCGGCCAGGGCCGTGAACGCCCACCGCGCCGCCGCGGGGCGCCGCTTCAACCGCACCCGCGTCCAGTGCCAGACCCGCGTCCGCACCCTCAAGCAGCGGTACAAGGAGGAGCTCCTGAAGCAGCCGCCGTCGGGGTGGCGCCACCTCCCACGGCTCCACGCGTTCCTGGCCAGCCCCGACGACGACTCGCCTCCGGGCATTCCGGCCGGGGAGCCGGCGGTCGACGCCAAGCAAGAGGTGGCGGAGGAGGCGGCCGGAGGAGGCATTGGGCTGGCGGATCGCTGGAGTGTTCCGAGGAGGCCGAGGAATGCGGCCGCAGGGACGGGGTTCTGCCCGGGGGCGGTGGTGGTGAAGCTGGTGGAGGTGTACGAGCGCGTGGAGCTGGCCAGGATCGCCGCCGAGAAGGTCAAGATGGAGATGCAGCAGGCGCAGAAGGCCATGATCGACGCCGTGAAGATGGAGCAGTAG